The genomic stretch GACGTCGAGTGATGTTGGGACCGGTGCGGCGCGGCCAAACCGATGCCCGGTTGCTCGGGACGCTCGGGGCGGTGGAGGTTGCGGCGGGCGATCTTGTCCAAGGCAAGTCTTGGCTGGCGGCAGCGGTTGCGCAGGGCGTCGACCAAAGCGAACCCTATCTCGCGTTGGCCCGTCTCCAGTGGGCCGAACTCGACGCAGGTGAGGGTCAGACGAAGCGGCCGCTGGTCGAGCTCGCGCCGACGATCGCGGTGCTGGAATCGGCGATCCGGCAGGCACCGGCACGGGCCGAAGTCTTTGCCGAACTGGCAGCAATGTGGCTGCGTTGCGCGGATGCGCCGCCGACAGGCGCGATCGGCGTCGTGAACGCCGGTGTGTTGCAGTTTCCCCAGAACGAAGTGCTGCTCGTACGAGCTGCCCTGCTGAACGCGCGTCACGGCGATCCGGACGAGGCCCGCGAACTCGTAGACTACGGCTTACGCACGGTCCGCGATCCGCTGGCCTTGGCGACCTTCCGCGCGCTGCAGACGCTGTCCGTGGAAGTCGTTGCACCGTGAAGTCCGAACCAAGCGTGCGCAAGGTCCACGCGGTCGAGCTTCGAGGTTTGTCATCAGACCCTGCCTTCACGCGAATCGCGCATCCGGTGCACGCGATCAAACACTGACGCACCGACTCGTCTGGTAACGACTGCCCATGCCTGGCGCATGGGAAATCAACCGTTGGTCGCGGCGCTCGTCGCAGGCGGCCTCCCGTCGGTGCCGGTCGATCTAGGGGGCGCCGCACGCGCCGGCCCGACTGGCTGCTGCCCGCCCCGCCCGTGGCCGCGGCCTTCCGGACGGGCCTCGAAGAGGCGCTGCGCGAGGTCCTGCCGGCGTGGCACGCCCGCCTGCCCGAGTCGTGCTGGCGCGAGCCCTGGGTGGTCGACATCCGGCACGTCGGCTCGGGCGAGGCCGCGATCAAGTATCTCGCCCGCTACGTGCAACGCACCGCCATCTGCGACGAGCGCATCGTCGCGATGGACGACGAACACGTCCGCTTCCGTTACAACGAAAGCGCTTCCGGGGAAACGAAGATCTGCACGCTCGAGTCGCGCGAGTTCCTGCGTCGTTACCTCCAGCACGTATTGCCCGCGGGGATACATCGCGTGCGTTACTTCGGTTGGGAGCATCCGTCCGCCCATCGCCGACGCCGGCTGGTCGAGACCCTGCTCGAGAAGATCATCGCGGTGACCGCGCCCGATCCGCCCGTCTCGCACGCGCGCTGCTGCCCGCATTGCGAAGCGCTCGCGCTGGTCTGCGTCGGCCTGCTGCCGCGTCTGGCGCGCGCGCCCCCGCGCGCACGCGTCGCATGAGTCCGTTGCCACATCCATCGACACTCCCTTCGTCGCCGGCTCCGCCCGCGGCCCCGCTCCACCGTGTCCGCGTCGAAGCAATCCTGCGCTGTATCAAGCCGAAGCGCGGGTCCGAGCATGCGATCCGCTGTGCTACAGCCTCTCGTCGATCCGTCCGGGGCACTTGCTCGGCAGTCGGTTCGCTCGACCGCGACACGACGCGCCAATCACGCGCAAAACACAAAACGCATAACGCGTAGCCACCTCCCCCGCGCGCCGCTACGGGCTTGTTCAACACGAGTCAGGATGGCGGCTCCGCGCCATCCCAACTCTCAGGGTTGGGCTTTCTTCGATTTCGGCATTTCATCGCCAGATTCCGGCACACTCGCTGGAACCTTGGACAAAACACGCCGAAACTTGGCCTCGTCACCTTTCGCGGCACGCGAAGATAGATAACGCTCCGTATCAATCGCCGACAGCTTCTCCGCAACAGCGAGGCTGATGAGTTGGTTCACGGAAACGCCCTCTTCCTCCGCCAAGCGCTTCGCATGCCGGTGGATCGAATTCGGAAGCCTAAGACTGAGAGTGCTCATATTCTGGTCTCCTTTATGAAATCTTGCGGTCTGATAATCCTGACTCCGAGGCGATCACTGCCAACGAAGTCGTTCTGATTGTAGGTCACGATCGCGTCGACCCTCCCAGCTACCGCTACCTCAAGCACGAGATCGTCATCGGGATCTGGCAAAAAGGGCCGCCATAGGAAGTCGATCCGCTGAAACTCGCTGACCGACGCAAAGTAATCCAGAAAGGGGTGAGACCGCACTGTGATGTATTTAGTCCGGCGATATAAGCATTGGTGCGGATGCGCGGCATCATACGCCGAAGCGTTCGATCTTCGCCCAGAACTGCGACCAGCGGTCGCCGCCGGAGAGGACGATGGAGCGCAGAGAGAGGACGGTGGCCGCGCCGTCGTGTTTCCACTTCATGCCGGCGCCGCACATGCGCTGTTTGACCAGTGTCTTGCACGCGGCTTCGATCACACCGGATCCGAGAGGCCAGTGGTGGAAGCGGCAATCGGTGTAGTTCATGCGCGAGAGGTTGTTGGCGAAGTATCCGATCGCGCGCTCGAGATCGGCGCGGCGGTCGCCCTTGACGGCGGGATCGGCGAGGGCGCGCCGCATCCGCGCAAGCAGCGTGCGCGCGCCTGCGGGTTCGAACTTCAGTTGGTGGCGGGCCTGCTCGAACCACTCCTGACGCTGCTGCGGCGAACGTCCCATCGCCTCGGACGCCGCTTGCAGGTAGGAGGCGGCGTGCCAGAAGTCGAGCACCTGCACTTGGACGTGGTCCGCCAGCCACGACCAGTTCTCCTTCGCGCCGTCGGCCACGCCGATCCAACGCACGTGCGCATAGCGTTGCTTGTAGACGGCGATCAGCCGCTGCATCTGCGCGAAGAACTCGTCCTTGCCGTACTGCGGCGGCGAGCCGACATAGACGCTTTGCAGGCGTTCGCCCGCGGCGTCGTAGAGGCTGACTGTGCCGACCATCGCGGTGCGCCACCCCTCCTGGCAATAGAGCATGCAGGTCCCGTCGATGCTCACGCAGATGAACGCGACACGCTCGCGCTCGACCCCGTCGGCGTAGGTCCAGTCCTGCTGTTTGCGCTGGGCGATCGAGGCCACCGCCGCCGATATGTCCTGCAGGTAGCAGCGCGAGACCGAGCGACGGTGGCTCTGCGCCAGATCCTTCTGCGCGAGCACGCTGTTGAGCGTGGCGTACTTCAATGCGCACATCTGCGCGAAACGCGGCGTCGTGCCCTCGATCACCCGCGCCGAGCGTTCGAGCGGGCAGTACGTCGTCCCGCCCCATCCGCTCTGATACACGTGCCGCCGCATCGTCGCCTCCCCGTACGGCGTCTGGTAGCTGCACGGCGTGAGTCCCTTGCTGGTGAGCTTCACCCCCTCCACCTCGATCGGCGAGCCGTCGGTGTCGTAACGCTCCAGGCAGCCCACCGTCAGCTCGCAACCCGCCTGATTGAGCGCATCCTGGATCGCCGTCTCGCACTCCAGCATCCCGGCATCCTCCGCGAACTCCACCTCGATGCTCACCTTCACGCGCCTGCCGTTCTTCTCCACTTTCACTTCCGTGCCCATGACCCATTACAACACGGATCGACTTCCTTGTACAATGAGATGTTTTCATGCATGCGGCACTCATGCATTAGTTTTGTACATCATGCGACGGTCAGACCCCCAGAAAGTCGTTCACATCCTGTCGGCTCAGGCGCGCAAACTGACGCGGGCGACAAAGAACCTCCTCATACTCAAAGAATAGCGGCGTCGAGACAATGGGCGTAAACTTCCTTGCGGGCAGTGAACTCACGATCCTGAACGACGCACCTGCGGAGGAACGCAACGCCGAGAACAGGATACAGGTATCGAGCACCACTCGCATCACGGTATCATGGGCGATACCATGCGTGTGTCAAGTCCGGGCGAACGATGACAGACACCTCGCCTCCGACGAACGAAGACCGAAACCTTCCCGAATCCGCTGCGCGTAACCGAGGCTGTCTGTATCGCCGTTACCTGCGGCGGATGTCCGAGCGTCTGGGATGCGATCCGGCGACGCTGGACGAGTCGCAGGTGCGCGCGTACCTGCTGCATCTGAAGGACGCGCACCACTACGCGCCCAAGAGCATGCGCACGGCGGCGGCGGCGCTGCGCGCCTTCTTCGGCCACCATCTCGGGCACGGCTGGAAGCTCTTCGATCTGGTGCGCGCGAAGGACGCCTCGAAGCTGCCGGTGGTGCTGACCCGCGCGGAGGTCGGGCGGTTGTTCGACACGATCGTCGAGCCGCGTTTTCGCACCGTGCTGCGGCTGATCTACGCGTGCGGTCTGCGCATCAGCGACGGAGCGCGGCAGCGCGGAGATGGTCACGCCGCAGGTGTGGCCCGGAGCGAAGCGGAGGGCGGGTGGTGCGGGTGGACAAGACGCTCACCGACCGTCCTCTGCGCGGCGAGTGGCTGCGGCTGCGTGAACTGGGCATCCGCTACGACCGCCTCGAGCGCGAGAGCGCACGGGCGAAGAACCGCATCCACAAACTGCTCGTGCCGCTCTTCGGCGCCCTTTCCTTCAAGAACGACTGGCTCTTCGACGGCGACGCCTCGGCCGCGGTGTGCGAACTCTACGGCTTCGACGCCGCGGCCATCGTCGAGGCCGGACGCGACTCGTTTCGCAGCAAGCTGCGTCGTCGCGGCGTCTACCGATCCACCATCCAACGTCTCTGGGAGGACGCGCAACGCAGCGCCACCGCCGGCGTCGACCGCGATTGGCTGGCCATGCTCGCCGAGGACCTGCGCGAACTCTTCGAGGATCTCGCCCGCACGCGTGCCCGTCGCCAAGACGTGCGTGAACGCATGCTCGCGTTGGTCGACACGCTGCGCGAGCGCGGCGAGGTCCGCCTCGTCGCCCGGCCCGATCTCATCGGCGCGTT from Opitutales bacterium ASA1 encodes the following:
- a CDS encoding toxin-antitoxin system HicB family antitoxin, with the protein product MSTLSLRLPNSIHRHAKRLAEEEGVSVNQLISLAVAEKLSAIDTERYLSSRAAKGDEAKFRRVLSKVPASVPESGDEMPKSKKAQP